Part of the uncultured Desulfobacter sp. genome, GATATCATCAAGAATAAAGACGGGTCTGTGGATCTGTATTTCGGGCCTGAGGCACCAAAAGGTAAGGAGAAGAACTGGATTCCGACCGTGCCAGGTCGCGGGTGGTTCGCTTATTTCCGCTTCTATGCGCCAACAAAGGCGTATTTCGACCGCTCTTGGAGTCTGCCGGATATCGAGAAAGTTAACAAATAGGAACAGCTAATCGGGATAGGACTCCCCATCACTGAGGAGTCCTCCCAGGTGAGTAGCCCGGGGGAGTCTCACCCCCAAATTTTGAGGTAGACCATTTACAGTACGGATTTACACCGGTTCCACTTCCAGGTGCTCTATGGCTGTTTAGTGTCGGTATTGCAGTCTTGGTCGGCGTAAAAATCAAAAGCAAGAAGAGATCGCAACTGAAAGGTCATTGTGTATAACAAATTTAAAAAACAGATATTTTGTTTATCTATCTTTTTGTTAATCTTCCTCGTTTCATGCACAACGATCCCTGTTCAGCCACCTGCGAATAATTTTTCAGCCTACACAGTTAAAGATGATCAAACAATTCTTAACCGTTATGCACCCGTATTTGTAGTAGAAAATTATAAAATGAAATATAACCGGATCGGCACGCCGAGTGCTGAAATCAATGACGACGGGAAAGAAAAAATTTATGTTGATTCCGATAAAGCAACCATCTATGCGGAAGTCAGACATTTTAAAACGATAAAAAGCACGTATACAAATCTGATATATCGCATTCATTTTGAAAAAATACCCGGAGGATTAATTCCTTTTCATCTGGGAAAAGGGAAAAATATCGGACTGATTGTAATTATTACGCTCAACAGTCGTGATGAGCCGATACTTTACACCTCCGTGCATACTTGTGGCTGCTATCTTGCTTTTGTGCCGACATCATATATGCCTTCGGACGCATTACCTGACGGGTGGAAAAATGAAAGGCAGGCCGTATATTCTGAAAATCTTCCAGGTATTTTGAAATTCAACCAATCATCTTCTGAGCAATCGAAACCAATGATATTAATCCGGAGCGAAACCCACAGAGTGAAAGACATCTGGCTGTCAGATTCCTCTCCTCTGGAAAAATATAATATTGTCGAGGCCGATATTAAGCCGCTTTCGTCACTGGAAAAACTTCCCCTGAACGGTCATGAAACAACGTCGTTTTATGAAACTTCCGGCTCTCGTAAAGGGTATGTAAAAGGAAGTTTTAAAACAAGGGAACGATTGCTTATCAGTTGGTGGGCATTTGATTGGAGAGTGGGAGAAGATAAAAAATTTGGAAAAGATAAAAATGACGGGATTGTTTTTTACACAAGCCTCAAGCCGTGGAACCGGGAGAGGTCTGATATGCGAACTTTTGTTACTTTTTTAAAATTTTGGAAATGGAAATTATGAAAATCAATGAATTGTCTACATGCTTTTGCACAAATGATGTCGATAACTGCCGTGAGTTTTACACCAAACATTTTGCGGCAAAAATTATTTTTGACTGTGGTTGGTACGTCAATTTAAGCTTTGGTGAAGAGGGGCCAACCATTCAGTTCATGCAGCCACAAGAACATATGCCGACATATGGCGGGGCAGGCATCATGCTGAATTTTAAAGTTGAAAATGTAGATGCTGAACATAATCGGTTAATTGATGCAGGCTTTCAAACAGCAATGCCTTTGGAAGACCATCCCTGGGGAGATAGAGGCTTTTCTGTGATTGATCCCATTGGTAATTCCGTTTATATCTATTCTGACAGAGAGCCGGCAGAGGAATTTAAGCAATATTATAAAAGCTGATCGGGGACTTTCGGACAGTCTTTAATTCAAGGAGTTTTTTTGAAGATGCCAAGAGTACTGATTGCAGCGAATATCGTGTTGCTGATCGTTTTGACGTATTTAAACTTGAGCAATCGGTTTATGAACTTAAAATTGCCGGAAAACAAACGCATCGCCCTATCGACAAATCAAAGATGGATTGCCCATGAAGGCCACCTGTCCGATTTAATACGGCTGCAATGGACGGCTGAACGCGCGAAACCGGCGATCAGCTGGCTTGACGAATCCGGCAAAAATAAAACGGCCATCGTATCCCATGACAGGGCCAATAATCCGGCAAGTGCCGATCATAAGCATTTGTCAATTGAAACAACCATGAGCCCTGCCGGGAAATTTAAAGATCAGCTGTTTACCCGCATGGAATTTCCATATGACAATGATGTCTGTGAAATAAAGACCCATAGCAGTAACTTTACGGTTGATGGGGGATACATTCAAATCAATGGTAAATACGGAAAGTTTACTCTCGGAAAATCGCCACTGCCCCGACAATCAGATTCAGCGGGTGAGAAAGGTGAAATAAACTGGGATAGGGATTATTTGTATGTCTGTGTCAAGCATAATACATGGAAAAGGATTAAACTTGAGCGGTGGCTCCCGGAATGACACGCCCTTTACTGGGGCAAGCACACGGATATTATGGTGGTTCCGGTCTGCTTGGACAAAGAAAAATGAATGCTTCCACCATGCAGTTGTGCCGTAAGCTTCGCCGAATAGGTGCCGATACCGGTGCCCTGGGATTTGCCGTAGGTGACAAATTTATCAAAAAATTTATGACGGATGGGCTTGGGGATGAGACCTTGGTTTTCTATCTCTATCTTTATGTCGCCCCGTTCCGGACCAAGGATTCGAATGGCAACGATGCCGCCGTCGGGGGACGCCTCCAGGGCATTGGAGAATAGATTGTTGATCATGATGTAAAAAAGCATCTCATCGCATGAGATGATGCAGGGACTGGCCGCATCGGCAGGCGCGCCGTTGATGGATATATGCAACTGGACCTGCTTTTTTGCCATCCTTTTGGAAAACGCCATGGAAATGCGGTCAAAAACGGGCATGACATCCACCGGGGTTACGTTCACCGGACAGTTATCCTGCTCCATTTTATAAAGCACCATGGTACGGTTGAGCATATCAATCATGGTAAAACAGGCATTGATCTGTTCCTGCAGCAGTTTCTGCCGGTTGGCTTCATCCTGGTTTTTTGACCGCTGCATGATCTGGGCAGCCCCTAACACCACCTGAATCGGGGTCTTTAAATCATGATGATGAATCTGTTCCACCTGTTCGCGCAACTCAATATTTTCTTTTAGAATGCGGTTCTGGTACGATAGCTTTTTTCTGGCCAGGGCCAGGGCCAGATGCGTTTTTATCTTGGCGCGAATGACCGCAAAGTTAAAGGGTTTGGTAATATAATCCACCGCGCCCATTTCAAGCCCCTTGGTTTCATCCACAGCCTCCGTCAAGCTGGTAACAAAGATGACCAGTACATCCTGCAATTGGGGATCCGCCTTGATTTGCCGGCAGACTTCAAAACCGTCCATGCCCGGCATCAGGATGTCGAGCAACACGATGTCCGGCGCATCCTCCCGGATACTTTGAAGGGCGCTGTCTCCGTCCATTTCGACCCGGACCTGGTAGTTGCCGCTTAAACACGCCACCAGGGCATCGATATCCGGTTCGCAGTCTTCAACCACCATCACCGACTGTTTGTGTATGGGTGTCTGTTCCGGCCCCATGGTTTCCCCTTTGTTATTATCCCTTTAACACTGAAGCGCCTTAATTTCATCATCATGGTCTGCAAATTCGATGGCAATGGCCCTGAAGGTTTCGGCGTGCTGTTTAAAAACCGCCACCATCTCAGGGTCAAAATGTGTTCCCATGCCCTGGAGAATAATGTCCATGGCTTGTGAGTGGGGCATGGGAGACTTGTACACCCGCCTGGAGACCAACGCGTCGTATACGTCTGCAATGGCCATCAACCGCCCTTCCACAGGAATATTTTCCTTTGACAGTCCCCGGGGATAGCCGGAGCCGTCCCATTTTTCATGGTGGGTCAAGGCAATGGTGGCGGCACATTTCAGATAATTGCCTGTGTCCAGGCGTGTTTTTGCCGACAGCAACACCTTGTATCCATGGGTGGTATGGGTCTTCATCACATCGAATTCCTCCTTGGTCAGTTTCCCCGGTTTTTTGAGAATGGTATCCGGGATGGCCACTTTTCCGATGTCATGCAGTGGTGCGCATTTATAGATCCGGTCAATGGTCTCTTCGTCCAGTATTCGGCTGAATTGGGGCAAGGTTTTCAGCTGGGTTGCCAGGGCCTTGATATAATGCTGGGTCCGCTTGATATGCCCGCCGGTCTCAGGATCACGAAATTCAGCCAGGGTGCCGATGCATTCCATGCTGATTTCCTGGGTTAAGAAGACCTCCCGGGTCCTTCTGGCAACCAGATTCTCCAAATGGTCCTTATGCTGTTTTAATTCCAGGTGATTTTTAACACGCGCCTTTACGATGCCCGCCCTGAAGGGTTTTGTAATGTAGTCCACAGCGCCCAGGGCAAGCCCCCTGGTCTCATTTTCCTCTTCGGACAGGGCCGTTAAAAATACAACCGGAATATCCCGTGTCGCAGTTTTGGATTTAAGCCGCTCACATACTTCGTAGCCGTCCATGCCTGGCATCATGATATCCATAAGAATAATATCAGGCGGATTTTCTTCAATGATTTCCAGGGCCGATTCACCGTCCATGGCCACACTGACCCGGTAATCGTCGCCAAGGGCCTCCACGAGAATGTCCACATTGGTTTCAACATCATCTACAACAAGAACGCGCATCTGGGATAAGTCGGTCATCGTTTATCCTAATATCTTTACAGTTTCAACATTACAGTTTCAAGAAGTTCTGCCGCCGGTTTGAATTGATATCTGGAAATCAGGCGATTTAACTCTGCTATATCAGACTCTATATGCTTTGGCCATGCCAGGGCTGTTATTTTTTTTATTCGATCCTTTGCCGGTTTTGCCTCTCTTTTTTTTACGAAGGGGGCAAGCGCTTCGAGCATCACGGCCAGCTCTGTTTCAGACTTGATTGCCCGATCCCCGGGCGCCTCGGTCTCTTTGCCAACGGATCGGGTGAGTATATCCGCCGAAGATAAGGCACACGAAAGCGCCTGGGAAAACGGTGTCATCAGGGTGGCATATTCAGACGTCGCCCCGTCGCGGAAGGCGGTTTCCAGATTGGCAGCCGCCGCCTGCAGATCCGCCATGCCGATATTACCGGCCACGCCTTTGATGGAATGGGCCAGTCGCCGGGCATCTTCATCACATCCCTTTTCAATGAGTGCATTTAAGTCCTGGTCCGCGTGGGCATAATTTTGTTTGCATTTTTCCAAAAGTTCCAGGTAAAGCGTTTCGTTTTTATCCAGGCGGGAGATGGCCTGGCGTACGGATATTCCCGGCACATCTCCTATGAGGACCTCTTTGTACGGCTCTTTGCCAAAACCATTCGGCAACGGCCTGTCGCCGGGTTTGATGCTCCGGGAAAGGGTCTGGAACAACTCTTTTAAATCAATGGGTTTGCTCACATGGGCATTCATGCCTGCAGCCATGGCCTTTTCCCGGTCCCGGGGCATGGCCGATGCCGTCATGGCCACAATGGGTAACGCTTCTGCTGTTTTGTGCCGGCGTATTTCCCGGGTGGCCTGGTACCCGTCCATCACCGGCATCTGAAGGTCCATGAGTACCAGGTCAAAATCCTGGGACAAGACCATGGAGATCGCTTCTTTCCCATGATTTGCAATCCAAACAAAAAATCCAGCGTTTTCCAGGATTTCCCTGGCAACCTGCTGGTTGATGTCATGGTCTTCCACCAGAAGAATTTTGGCCCCCAGAATGGTTCTGGCAAGGGTTTGTCTGTCATTTTTGGGTTTGGGCATCGTTTTAGGGCCAAACGCCATGGGCACGGTAAAGGAGAAGGTGCTGCCTTTGCCGGCCGTGCTTTCAAGGGAAATCTGTCCACCCATCATCTCCACAATTCGTTTTGAAATGGCAAGCCCAAGTCCCGTGCCGCCGTATTTTCGGGTTGTGGAGGAATCCGCCTGGCTGAACACCTTGAATAATTTCTTTTGCTGTTCCGGAGTCATGCCGATGCCGCTGTCCGTTACGCTGAATTTCAAGATGCCCCGATCTTTTTGCCTTTCAAGCAGTTCCACCGACACGAGAATCTGCCCCTCGTCTGTGAATTTAACGGCATTATTGCCAAGGTTGACCAGCACCTGGTTCAGCCTGAGCGGGTCGCCTTTCAAGTTGTTCGGGATTTGGGAATCCACCTTGAACCGCACGGCAAGATGCTCTTTGTCCGAGGCTTTGACCGTGATCAGCCCGGCAAGTTTTTCCATGGCTTCATCCAGGCAGAAATCAACAATTTCCATGTCCATTTTGCCGGCTTCGATTTTAGAAAAATCCAGAATGTCGTTGATCAGGTTCAGCAGCGATTTGGCCGATGCATCAATTTTGGCCGCATAATCTGTCTGTTTTGTGTCCAGCCGGGTCTGCATGAGCAGATGGGTCATGCCGATGATAGCGTTCATGGGGGTTCGGATTTCGTGGCTCATGTTGGCCAGAAATTGGCTTTTTGCCTTGTCGGCTGCCAGGGCTTTTTGTTTTTCCTCCTTGGCCACGCCCATGGCCAGGGCCAGATTTTCATGGCTTTCCCTTAAAGAGGCTTCGGCCCTTTTAAGTTTATTATTGGAAAAAAGAATGATGCCCAAAATGGTGCATGATACAAGGGTCATCCCTATGATCCATTTCCAGAGAAGTGCCCAGTTGGTTTTATGCTCAAACTGCATGTGGACCCAGTCATCCCGGATTTTATTTTTTTCGGATTGGGGCATATTCTCAATGACTTTGTCAAGGATGGAAACCATCTGGGGCCAATCCTTTCGTACCCCCATGCAGAGTTTGAATTTGTATGGGGTCACAGCGGAGATTTTGATGTTTGCCAGCCCGGTTTGCCTGGTGCAATAGGTGATGGAGGCAAGGTTGCCCACAAACACATCCACCCTGCCCTGGCTTATTTGTTTCAGGCCTTGGGTCACCGATTCAACGGGGACAAGGGTGATATCTGGAAAATCTTTTTGCAGAATTTCCTGGGAAATGTATCCGGCCACCACGGCAATGGTCCTGCCTTCCAGATCTTCAAGGCCGCTGATAAAAGGAAAATTCGTTCCCGCAGCGATGACCATGGGAAAAGAGAGATATGGCTTGGTGAAATTAAGAAACCGGGCCCGCTTCGGGCTGGGGACAATGCAGGCAAACAGATCAATCTCTTGTTGTCGGCCCCTGTCCATTGCCTGTTGCCAGGTCAGATCGGTCTGGGGGATCATGGCGATATTCAGCTGCTTTTCAATGGTTTTGATATACTCGGCGGCCAGGCCTGAATAGCCGTGTTCCCGGGCGTAGAATTCAAAGGGCGGCCAGGCCGGATCAATGCCGAGCCTTACGGTCTGATGGGCTTTGAGCCATTGCTTTTCCCCGTGTGACAGCAGCAGGGCTTTGGCGGTTGTCTCCCTGAGGTGTGCCATCCAGTGGCGGTTGATCAGCCGGTGGGATTCCGGGGAGATGTTTTCAATGGCTTTGTTGATGGCGGAGACCAGAAGCGGCCAGTCCTTGCGGATGCCGATACGGAGTCTGGATTCCGGCCAGGGTGCCGGTGCGGCGATTTTGAGCGTATCAATACCCTTGGCCTTCAACAGGTATTTAATTACCATCAGATTTCCCACATAGGCATAGGCCTCGCCGCCGGCCACACTTTCAAGGGCAGCGACCGTATTTTTAATCGGTTTAAGTATGATTTTCGCATATCGTTTTTTCAGTTTGGATTCGAGAAAAACGCCCTCTTCAACAGCCAGTGTCTTTCCGGCCAGATTTTCTATTCCAAAAATGGCGGGGGTCTGTTTCTTGGTTACAATGACGTGGGGACTGACAAAATAGGGCGCACTGAATGACAGCCATTGGGCCGGTTCCTCTTCTTTGACCATGCAGCTGACGCCGTTGGCTTTTCCCGATTTTATAAGCTTAGGTATTTGATTCCGGCTGTGGTCGCTGATGACCTCAAACCGGATGCCCAGGCGACGTCCGATCAGATTGATATAGTCCGCAGCCACCCCTTGATAACGGCCGCTCGGGTCTGTAAAACCTATGGGCGGCCAACCGGTGTCCCCCAGCAATTGAATCACCTGATGGGATTTGAGCCAGGCTTTTTCCTCCGGGGTGAGGAGATTGGCCATGGCGTTGTTCTTAAATTGTCTTAACGACGGATCTTTGATCCAGCGTGCTTCAATGTCTGCCAGTTCAACATCGGACACGGCGGCCAGGCCTTGGTTGACCGTCTTTAAAAGTGTGGGATTCTTTTGGTCCACCCCCGCATAAATGGGCTGTATCATTTTCCCCTGGGACAAAAGAGCGTAACTGCCTTGTTCGCCCCTTCGTTCAAGCTGGGCCGAGACATAGGGCAGTTCTGCAAAGAAGATGTCAAAGGTGCCCTGGGATGCTTCCTGGAGCAGATCTTGATCCGTGGGATGCACCAGAAATACCCTGTCCTTTGTCGGTAAATGCCTCAGGGGCATGGTGTCGGCGTGGGTGCCGACCCGCTTCCCCTGTAAATCGGCCAGGGTCTTGGGGGCATCGGGGCTTAGTTTATAAAAAAAGCCGCTTTCAATACGGTAAAAGGGCCGGGAGAATGCAATGGTATTTGGGGAGGCTTTTGATTGGTACACACCTGCATGGATATCGGCCCTGCCGTCGGTGACGGCGTTCAAAGAATCTTCTAAACTGAAAAATTTAAAATTTATTTTCCGTCCGGTTTTGGTTGCCCATAACCGCCATACATCCACCAGCATGCCTGAAGGTTGGCCGGCGGCACTGATCATGGACATGGGCGGGTAGGCATTGCAACAGGCGATGGTCAATACATTGGGCGCTGTGGCCTTGGCTGCCTGGTTTTGGGTGGTACCGACCCATTTACGAAAAACAGCGGCTTTTTTCTCCTGGGGTATCGCCTGCATCCCTTTTCGCACGATCTCCGCCAACGCCTTATTTCCCCGGCGCACGGCACAAAGCCAGTCTGCTTCGTAAAGCGGCTCCTGGTCAAAGTACCGGTACCGGCTCATGATCCCCATTTTTTTGAGCATGGCCAAAGCGATATGGGTATCCTTGACAAAGGCAAGGATCTCGTCGGCCTTGACTGCCTCAAACAGGGCCTGGTTGTCCGGATATACGGCCAGGGTGGCATCGGGTAATTGCCGGCGCAGGTAATCAATGGCTGCATCTCCTTTGATGATGCCGATGCGAAACCCGCGCAGATCCTTGAGTCGGTTAACCCCCAGGATATTTTTTTTTACAAAAAAATGGGTTCTGACCTTCACCACAGGTAATATGAAATCAAGGGTTTTGCTTCGATTCGGGCTGAAAAAACATCCGGCGTGGACATCGGCATCTCCTTTTTCTACGGATACAAGGGTCTGGTAAAAGGGCAGGGGGGTAAAAACAACCTTGATTCCGGTCTGCTGTGCCCACAGTTTCCAGACATCCACCATAAGGCCTGCGGGGTGATTGTCCTGGTCCAGAAAATAATAGGGGATACTGTCCGTGCCCACAGCAACGACAACCTGCTTGGGAGGATTTTGGGCCAGGCAGATGCTTGCTGCAAAAATAGAAACAAATAGAAATAAGGTGATTAAATTATATTTTAATGCTGCGATGTATCTGTTTGGGTACATTTTGTCTTTCCAACAGAAACTTACATTTTTGAAAAAGTAAGCTTATTACGTTATATTGGAAAAAGCAACTGTCCGTTTCGTTGCGCCTGAAAAGAGAATGCGCAACACCGTTAATGTGTATGCGCAGCACAAACAACATGACTGGAATTAAACATGCAGCTGGACATTGATTTTGATGCCATTGACCGGATTTTTTCCAACGCCTGGGACCAGGGCCGGGATTTCCTTTTTGAATTCGAGGTCTACGACCTTCTGGCCAGATCCGGGTCGGAAACCCCGCCGCAGGTCCGGTTGATCGACCGCGGGGAACGGATTTCAGATGCTGCGCTTGTGGCCATGCCGGGTGAAAAAAGTGTATTAAAGATTGTCTCTCCCTATATTGTGCATAAAACAGAGGTGGGCGGGGTCCGGGTGGTGGACAAAAGGCCCGATAAGATCCGATCGGCCGTGCGCCGGATGTTCTACGAGGTGCCGGAAAATTATGCGGCCGGGGCCCATGACCAGGAGGGTCTGCCCGCCCATTATCGGGGCCTTTGGGGCATCGATCTGGCAGCCGCTGTTTCCCGGGATATTAAAGGCGTGCTCCAGGTGCAGTATATGCCGCCGGATTCTGCGGCCTTTGGTAATGAGCTTATTGTCGGACTGCGTCACACCCGGGAATTTGGGACCATATTATCCGCCGGGTTGGGCGGAACGGATACGGAGCTGTATGCCGGGCGGTTCAGGAAAGGCCAGGCCATTGTGGCGGCGTCGCCTGCCATGTGCAGCGGAGAGGGGTTTTTCCAGCTCTACCGAAACACCATTTCCTATCGAAAACTTGCCGGGTTAACCCGGGGGCAGCGCCGTATCGTCACGGACGAGCAGTTGGTGGAGTGTTTTGAATCCTTTGTTCGCATGGGCAATGCCTATAGCAGGGAAAACCCCGATGCTGTGTTCATCATCGATGAACTTGAGATCAATCCCTTTGCCTTTACCGACTTTCTTATGGTGCCCCTGGACGGGATGTGCCGGTTTTCAAAACAGAAGGGGACCGTACCCAAACGCCCGGCGGCAAAAATTGACCGCCTGCTTCACCCGGTAAGTATGGGCATCATCGGTGTCTCTTCCACCCGGAAGAATTTTGGCCGGATTATTCTGGATAATGTGCTGGCCCAGGGGTTTGACCCTGATGGTCTGGTGATTTTCAAACCGGGCATCGAACAATTCCAGGGTATTGACTGCCTGCCTGATCTGAACGCACTGGCAGCCGGCGGCAAGGGAAAACTTGATCTGTTCATTGTGGCTGTGGGGGCGGATCAGGTCCCGGCCCTGGTTGAAGAGATCATAAAAACGGATGCGGCCCATGCCGTGATGCTTATTTCCGGCGGACTGGGGGAGACCCAGGGCAGTCAGGGTAAGGCCGGACAGGTCATGGCCGCCATAAGAACTGCCCGGACACGCCCGGACACCGATGGCGGCCCTGTGTTTTTAGGCGCCAACTGCATGGGGGTAATCTCTTTGCCCGGCAGTTATGATACCTGGTTTATCCCCGAAGACAAACTGCCTAAAAACGGATCCGGACCCAGAACATTCTGCCGGGCCGCCCTGATCAGCCAGAGCGGGGCCTTTATGCTGCACAGAAGCCACCAGTGTCCCCAATTGGCACCGGCCTATATGATCTCCATGGGGAACCAGACCGATTTGACCCTGGGGGATATGATGACATATTTCAAGGAGAGTGATCAGGTGGATGTGATTGCCGTCTATGCCGAAGGGTTCAATGACCTGGACGGCCTGGCGTTCTGCCGGGCCGTCAGGGAGGCGGTGCTGGCAGGCAAGGAGGTGGTGTTTTACAAGGCGGGCCGCACACCGGAAGGTAAAGCCGCCACGTCCAGTCATACCGCTTCCTTGGCCGGGGACTATATGGTCTGCGAAAGCTGTGTTTCCCAGGCGGGCGCCATTGTCGCCAGGACCTTCAGCGAATTCCAGGAGTTGATGCTGCTGGCCGAAACATTGAACACCAAAACCATCCACGGCAACCGTCTGGCAGCCGTCAGCGGTGCCGGGTTTGAAGCCGTGGGCATCGCTGATTCCATCCACAGTGATGATTTCACCATGGAATTTGCCCGGTTCGGCAACGACACCGTGGCCGGGGTGAGGGCCGTGCTGGCGGCCAAAGGATTGGATCGTCTGGTCACCATCTCCAATCCCATTGATATTAATCCCGCAGCCGATGACCAGGTTCACGGTGACATTGCCGCCATCCTTTGCCGTGATCCCGGGGTGGATGCCGTGATTCTCAGTGTGGACCCCATGTCTCCGGCCATGCAGACCCTGGACACCGATCCCGATGAGCGGTTTTCCATGCACAATAAACGTTCCGTACTCCACCGGCTGATGCACCTGAACAATACCTGTGAAACCCCCATTGTGGCCGTGGTGGATGGCGGCAGATTATATGATCCCTTGCGTGACGCCCTTATTGCGGGCGGGATTCCGGTTTTCAAGGTCTGTGATGGCGCCGTCGCGGCATTGTCGCTTTATATCCAGGGGCGGTTGCGCGCCAATGCCGTTCGTGTGTCCCAAAAACAAAAGGTATAACCCATGACTGAAAATAGAATTGTTTATATTACCCAGGCGCCTGTGGAATTATACAAGGTGCTCAAATTTGAAAATATTGCATCCAGCGGGGGCGAGGCCAAGTATCTGATCGCCGACGGCCTGGTTTGGGTGAATGGCCGGATTGAAACAAGAAAAAGGAAAAAGATCGTTCCCGGAGATGTCATAGAAATTGACGGCATCTGTCTTGAAATTCATATGGATGCCGGCGAATCAGAGTGAATACTATTGTTAGCTCGGGGATGGGTGCACCAGATTTTCTTTTAGTCAAGCATTGCAGGGTAAATTTTGTCTTGCTTAAATCAGCGAGAAAAATCAAAAATTATTCCGGCAGATGATTTGGGTTAAAATTGTATGGTCCAAGGCTTTATCGCCTGCGCAATCCAGGGTTTTTTTTTCACCCCAACCGGTATATAGTTTTATCTTTTTTTTACAGTATTTATGAAAGCGTATCCTGTATGAGAGCAACAAAACCTAAGGGGCCGGATATAAAGATAAGCGCATGTCCTTTTTTGCTTTCCCGGCTTTTCATTGTTTTAGGAGTGATTGCCGCTTTGGTTATACCCAACAGCGTCAGCCAGGCTGACCAGCCCCGCATGGTGTTGGCCGATGCGGTGGTGTGTGAAGGCATCTCCAATTTCAGGCCGGTGACGCCGGCTGTTGTGTTCAGCGTTTCCCAGGGGGAGGTGTTCTGCTTTTCCGAATTTGACCCGGTGTATGAAAAAACGGCAATTTTTCACAAATGGTATAAAAGAGACAAGCTTATTTTTTCCATGCGCCTTGTCCTGTCCGTACCCAAATGGTCATCCTTTTCAAGGGTCCAGATGCGCGATGCGGATAAGGGGCCCTGGCGGGTGGAGATCAGGGATGAAGATGATACGCTTTTAAAAACCTTAAGATTCAGCATGTCTGATTGATACCCATGGACCAACTTTCTTTATTATTTTCCGGGTGGCGCTGGCAGGATGTGTTGGATATTGTTTTCAACGCATATATTTTGTTTCGTTTATATGTATTGTTCCGGGGGACCAATGTCCTAAGAGTCCTCATGGCCGTGGTCGCCATGTGGATCATCGGCCGCACGGCCAACGCCACGGGACTTGTCATTACCAACTGGGTCATGCAGGGCGTGATCACCGTGGCCACGTTCATGATTATCATTGTATTTAGAAATGAAATATCAGGGGTGGTTCGAACACGC contains:
- a CDS encoding VOC family protein — encoded protein: MKINELSTCFCTNDVDNCREFYTKHFAAKIIFDCGWYVNLSFGEEGPTIQFMQPQEHMPTYGGAGIMLNFKVENVDAEHNRLIDAGFQTAMPLEDHPWGDRGFSVIDPIGNSVYIYSDREPAEEFKQYYKS
- a CDS encoding hybrid sensor histidine kinase/response regulator, with translation MGPEQTPIHKQSVMVVEDCEPDIDALVACLSGNYQVRVEMDGDSALQSIREDAPDIVLLDILMPGMDGFEVCRQIKADPQLQDVLVIFVTSLTEAVDETKGLEMGAVDYITKPFNFAVIRAKIKTHLALALARKKLSYQNRILKENIELREQVEQIHHHDLKTPIQVVLGAAQIMQRSKNQDEANRQKLLQEQINACFTMIDMLNRTMVLYKMEQDNCPVNVTPVDVMPVFDRISMAFSKRMAKKQVQLHISINGAPADAASPCIISCDEMLFYIMINNLFSNALEASPDGGIVAIRILGPERGDIKIEIENQGLIPKPIRHKFFDKFVTYGKSQGTGIGTYSAKLTAQLHGGSIHFSLSKQTGTTIISVCLPQ
- a CDS encoding two-component system response regulator; the encoded protein is MTDLSQMRVLVVDDVETNVDILVEALGDDYRVSVAMDGESALEIIEENPPDIILMDIMMPGMDGYEVCERLKSKTATRDIPVVFLTALSEEENETRGLALGAVDYITKPFRAGIVKARVKNHLELKQHKDHLENLVARRTREVFLTQEISMECIGTLAEFRDPETGGHIKRTQHYIKALATQLKTLPQFSRILDEETIDRIYKCAPLHDIGKVAIPDTILKKPGKLTKEEFDVMKTHTTHGYKVLLSAKTRLDTGNYLKCAATIALTHHEKWDGSGYPRGLSKENIPVEGRLMAIADVYDALVSRRVYKSPMPHSQAMDIILQGMGTHFDPEMVAVFKQHAETFRAIAIEFADHDDEIKALQC
- a CDS encoding transporter substrate-binding domain-containing protein, translated to MYPNRYIAALKYNLITLFLFVSIFAASICLAQNPPKQVVVAVGTDSIPYYFLDQDNHPAGLMVDVWKLWAQQTGIKVVFTPLPFYQTLVSVEKGDADVHAGCFFSPNRSKTLDFILPVVKVRTHFFVKKNILGVNRLKDLRGFRIGIIKGDAAIDYLRRQLPDATLAVYPDNQALFEAVKADEILAFVKDTHIALAMLKKMGIMSRYRYFDQEPLYEADWLCAVRRGNKALAEIVRKGMQAIPQEKKAAVFRKWVGTTQNQAAKATAPNVLTIACCNAYPPMSMISAAGQPSGMLVDVWRLWATKTGRKINFKFFSLEDSLNAVTDGRADIHAGVYQSKASPNTIAFSRPFYRIESGFFYKLSPDAPKTLADLQGKRVGTHADTMPLRHLPTKDRVFLVHPTDQDLLQEASQGTFDIFFAELPYVSAQLERRGEQGSYALLSQGKMIQPIYAGVDQKNPTLLKTVNQGLAAVSDVELADIEARWIKDPSLRQFKNNAMANLLTPEEKAWLKSHQVIQLLGDTGWPPIGFTDPSGRYQGVAADYINLIGRRLGIRFEVISDHSRNQIPKLIKSGKANGVSCMVKEEEPAQWLSFSAPYFVSPHVIVTKKQTPAIFGIENLAGKTLAVEEGVFLESKLKKRYAKIILKPIKNTVAALESVAGGEAYAYVGNLMVIKYLLKAKGIDTLKIAAPAPWPESRLRIGIRKDWPLLVSAINKAIENISPESHRLINRHWMAHLRETTAKALLLSHGEKQWLKAHQTVRLGIDPAWPPFEFYAREHGYSGLAAEYIKTIEKQLNIAMIPQTDLTWQQAMDRGRQQEIDLFACIVPSPKRARFLNFTKPYLSFPMVIAAGTNFPFISGLEDLEGRTIAVVAGYISQEILQKDFPDITLVPVESVTQGLKQISQGRVDVFVGNLASITYCTRQTGLANIKISAVTPYKFKLCMGVRKDWPQMVSILDKVIENMPQSEKNKIRDDWVHMQFEHKTNWALLWKWIIGMTLVSCTILGIILFSNNKLKRAEASLRESHENLALAMGVAKEEKQKALAADKAKSQFLANMSHEIRTPMNAIIGMTHLLMQTRLDTKQTDYAAKIDASAKSLLNLINDILDFSKIEAGKMDMEIVDFCLDEAMEKLAGLITVKASDKEHLAVRFKVDSQIPNNLKGDPLRLNQVLVNLGNNAVKFTDEGQILVSVELLERQKDRGILKFSVTDSGIGMTPEQQKKLFKVFSQADSSTTRKYGGTGLGLAISKRIVEMMGGQISLESTAGKGSTFSFTVPMAFGPKTMPKPKNDRQTLARTILGAKILLVEDHDINQQVAREILENAGFFVWIANHGKEAISMVLSQDFDLVLMDLQMPVMDGYQATREIRRHKTAEALPIVAMTASAMPRDREKAMAAGMNAHVSKPIDLKELFQTLSRSIKPGDRPLPNGFGKEPYKEVLIGDVPGISVRQAISRLDKNETLYLELLEKCKQNYAHADQDLNALIEKGCDEDARRLAHSIKGVAGNIGMADLQAAAANLETAFRDGATSEYATLMTPFSQALSCALSSADILTRSVGKETEAPGDRAIKSETELAVMLEALAPFVKKREAKPAKDRIKKITALAWPKHIESDIAELNRLISRYQFKPAAELLETVMLKL